The Juglans microcarpa x Juglans regia isolate MS1-56 chromosome 8S, Jm3101_v1.0, whole genome shotgun sequence genome has a window encoding:
- the LOC121244967 gene encoding beta-amyrin 28-monooxygenase-like, giving the protein MEYFYLSLLLLFVSLVSLSLFVLFYKHRSQFTGPNLPPGKTGYPVIGESLEFLSTGWKGHPEKFIFDRMTKFSSEVFKTSLLGQPAAVFAGAACNKFLFSNENKLVISWWPDSVNKVFPSSTQTSSKEEAKKMRKLLPGFLKPEALQRYVGIMDTIAARHFADGWENKKEVVVFPLAKSYTFWLASRLFISVEDPNHIAKFSEPFQVLASGLISVPIDLPGTPFNRAIKASDFIRKELHKIIKQRKVDLAEGKATPTQDILSHMLLTCDENGQYMGELDIADKILGLLIGGHDTASAACTFIVKYLSELPDIYEGVYNEQMEIAKSKAPGELLNWDDLQKMKYSWNVACEVLRLAPPLQGAFREALTDFVFNGFSIPKGWKLYWSANSTHKSAEYFPEPQKFDPSRFEGKGPAPYTFVPFGGGPRMCPGKEYARLEILVFMHHLVKRFKWEKMIPDEKIIVDPMPMPAKGLPVRLFPHKA; this is encoded by the exons ATGGAGTATTTCTATCTCtcccttctcctcctcttcgtttcCCTagtctccctctccctcttcgtCCTCTTCTACAAACACAGATCCCAATTCACCGGGCCGAACCTTCCCCCGGGCAAGACTGGCTATCCGGTGATCGGTGAGAGCCTCGAGTTCTTGTCCACTGGATGGAAAGGACACCCGGAGAAGTTCATCTTTGATAGGATGACCAAGTTCTCCTCCGAAGTTTTCAAAACCTCCCTTCTTGGGCAGCCGGCTGCAGTCTTCGCCGGTGCAGCATGTAACAAGTTCTTGTTCTCCAACGAGAACAAGCTTGTCATTTCTTGGTGGCCTGACTCAGTCAACAAAGTGTTCCCTAGTTCTACACAAACCAGCTCCAAAGAAGAGgcgaagaagatgagaaagctGCTTCCCGGTTTCCTCAAGCCCGAAGCTTTACAAAGGTACGTCGGTATCATGGACACAATTGCTGCAAGACACTTTGCTGATGGTTGGGAAAACAAGAAGGAAGTTGTTGTATTCCCTCTCGCAAAAAG CTATACATTCTGGTTGGCTTCCCGCTTGTTCATCAGTGTTGAAGATCCCAACCATATAGCAAAATTTTCCGAACCATTCCAGGTGTTGGCTTCGGGGCTCATATCAGTTCCCATTGACTTGCCAGGGACACCATTCAACCGCGCAATCAAAGCCTCAGACTTCATTAGGAAGGAGCTCCATAAGATCATTAAGCAGAGAAAGGTTGATTTGGCCGAGGGGAAAGCAACTCCAACACAAGACATATTGTCTCACATGCTTTTGACCTGCGACGAGAATGGACAGTATATGGGTGAACTCGACATTGCCGACAAAATTCTCGGTTTGCTCATCGGTGGACACGACACAGCCAGTGCTGCCTGCACTTTCATTGTCAAGTATCTTTCGGAGCTTCCTGATATTTATGAGGGAGTTTACAACG AGCAAATGGAAATAGCCAAGTCAAAGGCGCCAGGGGAGTTATTGAACTGGGATGATCTTCAAAAGATGAAATATTCATGGAACGTGGCTTGTGAAGTGTTGAGACTTGCTCCACCCCTACAAGGAGCTTTCCGGGAAGCCCTTACTGACTTCGTCTTCAATGGTTTCTCCATTCCAAAGGGCTGGAAg CTGTACTGGAGTGCAAACTCAACGCATAAAAGTGCTGAATACTTCCCTGAACCTCAGAAATTTGACCCGAGTAGATTTGAAGGAAAAGGACCTGCTCCTTACACATTTGTTCCATTTGGTGGAGGACCGAGAATGTGCCCTGGAAAAGAATATGCCCGTTTGGAAATACTTGTTTTCATGCACCACTTAGTGAAAAGGTTCAAGTGGGAGAAAATGATTCCTGACGAGAAAATTATAGTTGACCCCATGCCCATGCCTGCAAAGGGTCTGCCCGTTCGCCTTTTCCCTCACAAAGCTTGA